Below is a genomic region from Streptomyces showdoensis.
GCCGCAGAGGACGCTTTCCCTTGCCGTTACGAGTGGGATGCCTGCCCGCACGAGGGCGTGAGCCTCGACGAGGGCGACGAGATCGTCTGCTTCTTCGACGGCTCGAAATCGGATGACGCCACCGGCCTGGTCGCCTGCCGGCTGCGGGACGGCCATGTGCAGACGCTCGGGGTGTGGCAGCGGCCCGCGAACTGGCCGGACGACGTTCCATGGCGGGTGCCTCGCGAGGAGGTCGACGGCGTGGTGGACCACACGTTCGCCATGTACAAGCCGCTCGCGTTCTTCGCCGACCCGGGCTCCGGGTTCGACGACGCGGACGGCGAACGCTACTGGGACGGGTTCATCGACGCGTGGGCGCAGCGCTACGGCAAGCGGCTGAAGCTGAAGGCGGTCTCGTCGGGCCCGGCGCTCACGCGGTGATGTGGGACATGCGTGATCGCCGCCGGCAGCAGACGTTCACTGAGCCGTGGACCGGTTCTACCGGGACGTCCTGAGCGCCAGCTGACCCACGACGGTCACAAGGTGCTGCGTCAGCACGTTGCGAACGCCAGGCGCCGCACGAACGCCTGGGGCTACACGATCGGCAAGGAGCATCGCGAGTCGGCCCGGAAGATCGACCTGGCGGTGTGCGCGATCGGCGCGCGGATGCTGCGCCGCATGGTGATGAACAGCCCGGCCTGGGCGAAGCGGTCAACGGCTCGTGGCAAGGGAAGGGTGGTGGTCCTGCGGTGACGATTCCCACCCTCCCCCTGCTCGACCTGTCGGACGACGAGAAGCAGATCCTCACTTTGCTGCGAACCGATCTGCTGGCGCAGCGCTTCAAGCTGGAAGTGCTGGACGCCTACTTCAACGGCGAGCAGGTGATTCGTGACTGGGGATCAGCATCCCGCCGCAGCTGAAGACCCTGCACACGGTTATCGGCTGGCCGCGGGTCGGGGTGGAGGCGCTTGAGCAGCGCCTCGACCTCGAGGCGTTCCGATGGGCCGACGGCACGGACTCCGCGGAGCTGGAGGAGATCGCCCGAGGCCAACGACCTCTACGACGAGTCGAGCCTGGCGCACCTGGACGCCCTCACCTATGGCCGCGAGTACGTCCCACGATCCGGAGGCCATCCGCTGCGCTCCCTTCCGGACCGCGGCACCCGGGCCTCCGAGACGGCCGGCTCGTCCCGCTGACGTCGCCTCCGCCGAAGCCGAGTCCGTCGGCCGGCCGGGAGACCGAGCCGGCCGACGGGAGCGGTCGCCCCGGGTCAGCGAGGGGCGAGGAGGCAGAACTCGTTGCCTTCCGGGTCGGCGAGCACCGCCCAGGAGATGGCGGACCGGTCGACGTCGGGGACGGTGGCGCCCAAGGCGCGGAGCCGGGCTTCCTCTGCCTCCAGGTCGTCGCCGGGATAGGGGCGGATGTCGAGGTGGACCCGGTTCCACACGGTCTTGACGTCGGGGGTGCGGATGAACTCCAGGTAGGGGCCGACTCCCTTGGCGGACCGCATGGCCGCGTGGTCGTCGGTGACCTCGTGCAGCGTCCAGTCCATCGCCTCGTCCCAGAACCCGGCCATCCGCCGCGGGTCGGCGCAGTCGACCACGACCGCCGCGATCGGCCCGGTGTCCCGGTAGGTCGGACGGGGCTCCAGGACGCAGAACTCGTTGCCCT
It encodes:
- a CDS encoding VOC family protein produces the protein MATRLVQINMKARDDAALGRFWSEALGWGVDSEGPGVTNLEPVGFSYPDPAAVCIDIVADPEPKTVKNRVHLDLATTSTAHQAALVARLRDLGATLADVGQGDVPWTVMADPEGNEFCVLEPRPTYRDTGPIAAVVVDCADPRRMAGFWDEAMDWTLHEVTDDHAAMRSAKGVGPYLEFIRTPDVKTVWNRVHLDIRPYPGDDLEAEEARLRALGATVPDVDRSAISWAVLADPEGNEFCLLAPR